The following coding sequences are from one Bradyrhizobium sp. 200 window:
- a CDS encoding FkbM family methyltransferase encodes MSPQQLLRALVHQMGFELSRIQAPVPPFIPYLQKYDLAYGTERTCRFDFWISNRDASQWYDEWFFAADDPVWELRQYRSLVQPGDHVLEIGCHHGFLTMQLAHLVGPTGSIVALDANPENVIIAQSNVTLNKLANVEILFAAGGEQSGSATFEWKTNAHQVTGAPTASSYRANVVTADHLADRFARNFNVLKVDVEGFECEVLRGANRILQSRPNLILEVHPKEMREWGANGSLTELCKLIHADEYEGTVICRPDFGNVRPFSPDSVPKDAVSNLHLHLKSLG; translated from the coding sequence ATGTCCCCACAGCAACTGTTGCGAGCTCTTGTTCATCAAATGGGATTCGAGCTAAGCCGAATCCAAGCGCCCGTCCCTCCGTTCATCCCTTATCTGCAAAAGTATGATCTCGCCTACGGGACCGAGCGCACTTGCCGCTTTGATTTTTGGATCTCAAACAGGGACGCTAGTCAGTGGTACGATGAGTGGTTTTTCGCCGCCGACGACCCGGTTTGGGAGTTGCGTCAATACCGCTCCCTCGTTCAGCCGGGGGACCACGTTCTCGAGATTGGCTGCCACCATGGCTTTTTGACCATGCAGTTAGCCCATCTTGTCGGCCCGACCGGTTCGATTGTCGCCCTCGATGCTAACCCGGAGAACGTGATCATCGCTCAATCAAACGTCACCCTAAATAAGCTAGCGAACGTTGAGATTCTATTCGCCGCCGGCGGAGAGCAAAGCGGATCTGCGACATTTGAATGGAAGACCAACGCTCATCAAGTTACTGGCGCGCCGACCGCATCGTCCTATAGAGCGAACGTTGTCACGGCAGATCATCTAGCAGACCGGTTCGCACGTAACTTCAATGTTCTGAAAGTCGATGTCGAAGGTTTCGAATGCGAGGTTCTAAGAGGAGCCAATAGAATCCTGCAATCCCGACCAAACCTGATTCTGGAAGTGCATCCGAAGGAGATGCGCGAATGGGGGGCGAACGGAAGCCTTACCGAACTCTGCAAACTGATACATGCCGATGAGTATGAAGGCACAGTTATCTGCAGGCCGGACTTCGGGAATGTGAGGCCGTTTAGTCCGGACTCAGTTCCGAAGGATGCAGTTTCCAACCTTCACCTGCATCTCAAATCGCTCGGTTGA
- a CDS encoding FkbM family methyltransferase translates to MAVEILPAKAAGRMRKILEKISASLVSAGIYLLHNRNTPRFSREEIRNLRLSFSQFGEDVGLDKWFDDFFQIRRGVYVDVGAFHPIRYSNTLLLYKKGWRGVNIDMNADKIALFKKLRPNDVNVHAAVNNASGTARALHSGLIEEMIFDPDGDVPVRRLNEILAETPYRRIDYLDIDCEGHDYDALQSIDLDLYQPKVITIEALETEAASRLDDYLSTKGYSLKEKFHYTLLFVRDKAKT, encoded by the coding sequence ATGGCGGTTGAAATCTTGCCTGCAAAGGCTGCCGGCCGAATGAGAAAAATACTCGAGAAAATTTCGGCTTCGTTGGTCAGCGCTGGCATCTATCTCCTGCACAACCGTAATACGCCACGCTTTTCCCGCGAGGAGATTAGAAATCTTCGGCTCTCCTTCAGTCAGTTTGGAGAAGATGTCGGGTTGGACAAGTGGTTTGACGACTTCTTCCAAATCCGACGCGGCGTTTATGTCGATGTAGGAGCATTTCATCCGATCCGTTACTCGAATACTCTTCTTTTGTACAAGAAAGGCTGGCGAGGGGTAAACATCGATATGAATGCGGATAAGATTGCACTTTTTAAGAAGCTGAGACCTAATGACGTGAATGTTCACGCCGCTGTCAATAATGCTTCTGGGACGGCGCGTGCTTTACATTCAGGCTTGATTGAAGAAATGATTTTTGATCCGGATGGGGATGTCCCGGTTCGAAGGTTAAACGAAATTTTGGCTGAAACTCCTTATCGACGTATAGATTATCTGGACATCGATTGTGAGGGGCATGATTACGATGCTCTGCAATCAATCGATCTCGATCTATATCAGCCTAAAGTGATTACAATTGAAGCGTTGGAAACAGAGGCGGCTTCCCGGCTGGACGACTACCTGTCCACCAAGGGGTATAGTCTGAAGGAGAAATTTCACTACACGTTGTTATTTGTGCGGGACAAGGCCAAAACATAA